Proteins from one Actinobacillus delphinicola genomic window:
- a CDS encoding anti-phage deoxyguanosine triphosphatase, with protein MSLIVKPCWTERQQDQIQRQDDYRTPYQRDRARILHSAAFRRLQAKRQIHAVGENDFYRTRLTHSLEVAQIGSSLTHYLMREEKIQHLLEKSTTSRNYAVEDFRKLLPSTELIEGLCLAHDIGHPPFGHGGENALNFVMYKNGGFEGNAQTFRILTRLEPYTEHNGMDLTRRTLLGVIKYPMLIQNPVLQFPNMESEQLSPYVNMDKWEVQKGIYQDDKVAFDWVLAPLTESDRKNFSSTKKDDDKYYEKTKYKSLDCSIMELADDIAYAVHDLEDAIVLGMVEKEAWDREVASLIKEKKGTWISDKINTLSNDLFANEHYLRKDAIGTLVNYFICHVEWVCYECFDEPLLNYNAKLPDDVVAVLTALKKFVRKHVIDHIHTQRVEYKGQRILRELFQILRNNPERLLPLNTAERWKSAIDTEKNRIICDYIAGMSDNYARKLYDEL; from the coding sequence ATGAGTTTAATAGTCAAACCGTGTTGGACCGAACGACAACAAGATCAAATTCAACGGCAAGATGATTACCGAACCCCTTATCAACGCGATCGAGCAAGAATTTTACACAGTGCTGCTTTCCGCCGTCTTCAAGCGAAACGTCAAATTCATGCCGTAGGGGAAAATGATTTTTATCGCACGCGCCTAACGCACTCCCTTGAAGTCGCTCAAATTGGCAGTAGTCTTACCCATTACTTAATGCGCGAAGAAAAAATTCAGCATTTATTGGAAAAGAGTACGACCTCACGGAATTATGCAGTAGAGGATTTTAGAAAGTTATTGCCAAGTACGGAATTAATCGAAGGATTATGTTTAGCTCATGATATCGGTCACCCGCCTTTTGGACACGGCGGTGAAAATGCATTGAATTTTGTGATGTATAAAAATGGTGGATTCGAAGGAAACGCGCAAACTTTTCGTATTTTAACTCGTCTTGAGCCTTATACAGAACACAACGGCATGGATTTAACCCGTCGTACATTATTAGGTGTCATTAAGTATCCTATGCTTATCCAAAATCCTGTTCTGCAATTTCCAAATATGGAAAGTGAGCAATTATCACCATACGTTAATATGGATAAGTGGGAGGTACAGAAAGGAATTTATCAGGATGATAAAGTTGCTTTTGATTGGGTGCTTGCACCATTAACAGAGAGTGATCGTAAAAATTTCTCATCTACAAAGAAAGATGATGATAAATATTACGAAAAAACAAAATATAAATCGCTTGATTGCAGCATTATGGAATTGGCAGATGACATTGCTTATGCCGTTCATGATTTAGAAGATGCAATAGTTTTAGGAATGGTAGAGAAAGAAGCATGGGACAGAGAAGTAGCCTCACTTATTAAAGAGAAAAAAGGAACGTGGATAAGTGACAAAATAAATACACTTTCTAATGATCTCTTTGCCAATGAACACTATTTAAGAAAAGATGCCATAGGCACACTGGTTAATTATTTTATTTGCCATGTGGAATGGGTGTGCTATGAGTGTTTTGATGAGCCGCTTTTAAATTACAATGCGAAATTGCCTGATGATGTTGTTGCTGTTTTAACAGCGTTGAAAAAATTTGTAAGAAAACACGTTATTGATCATATTCATACGCAAAGAGTGGAGTATAAGGGGCAACGTATTTTACGGGAATTATTTCAAATCCTGCGTAATAATCCTGAAAGGTTGTTACCATTAAATACAGCTGAACGCTGGAAATCAGCAATAGATACAGAAAAAAATAGAATTATTTGCGATTATATTGCAGGAATGTCAGATAATTATGCAAGAAAGCTGTATGATGAGCTGTAA
- a CDS encoding SufE family protein, which translates to MLKEKLQNATNWQERFRLLIQASKNLPIPSEQEREEMEEIHGCEARLWWQMEKNATGLQFKAYSEARIMNGILFLLLEELNGMPLSAIKTFSLDSFFEKNGILQNLSQTRRLGLKEIEKRLQQAEYC; encoded by the coding sequence ATGTTAAAAGAAAAATTACAAAATGCCACCAACTGGCAAGAACGCTTTCGTTTGCTTATTCAAGCCAGCAAAAATTTACCCATTCCTTCAGAACAAGAACGTGAAGAGATGGAAGAAATCCATGGCTGTGAAGCCCGTCTTTGGTGGCAAATGGAAAAAAACGCTACAGGGCTACAATTCAAAGCTTATAGTGAAGCACGTATTATGAATGGCATCCTATTTTTATTGCTTGAAGAACTTAATGGCATGCCACTTTCAGCAATCAAAACCTTTTCATTAGATAGTTTTTTTGAAAAAAATGGTATTTTGCAGAATTTAAGTCAAACTCGTCGTTTAGGCTTAAAAGAAATTGAAAAACGTTTACAGCAGGCAGAATACTGTTAA
- a CDS encoding sigma 54-interacting transcriptional regulator, giving the protein MGFEAFMTQSDNMQRVLRSAEKFAKLEAPLLIEGETGTGKDLLASACVAQSPRGQQKFIAVNCAGLPNAEAESEMFGHGESENSVASQGFFEYANGGTVLLDSVTELPLELQAKLLRFINDGTFRRVGEDQTHYADVRVICTSQIPLWQAVQEGKLREDLYHRLNVLTLTIPPLRERICDIPQLADYFLGGIGQKLKRTFMPLDETVCRKLQNYAWRGNIRELYNVLYRACSLNETGTLTADDVQLSDEKFPFENEIDDLPEQGLEEMMNRFEEKLLRHFYRQYPTTRKLASRLGISHTAVANKLKQYGITKD; this is encoded by the coding sequence ATGGGTTTTGAGGCATTTATGACTCAAAGTGACAATATGCAACGTGTATTACGATCAGCAGAAAAATTTGCCAAACTTGAGGCACCTTTGTTGATTGAGGGAGAAACAGGTACAGGGAAAGATCTTCTTGCATCTGCCTGTGTTGCTCAAAGCCCAAGAGGGCAACAGAAATTTATCGCAGTGAATTGCGCAGGCTTACCCAATGCAGAAGCTGAAAGCGAAATGTTTGGTCATGGAGAAAGTGAAAATTCTGTAGCAAGCCAAGGCTTTTTTGAATATGCAAACGGCGGTACCGTTTTATTAGACAGTGTGACTGAATTACCGCTTGAACTACAAGCAAAATTATTACGATTTATTAATGATGGTACTTTCCGCCGTGTCGGGGAAGATCAGACGCATTATGCGGATGTCCGTGTTATTTGTACTTCACAAATTCCACTTTGGCAGGCTGTACAGGAAGGAAAATTACGTGAAGATCTGTATCATCGTCTTAATGTGTTGACATTAACTATCCCGCCTTTACGGGAACGTATTTGTGATATACCTCAATTAGCGGATTATTTTTTAGGCGGAATTGGACAAAAATTAAAACGTACATTTATGCCACTGGATGAAACAGTATGTCGTAAATTACAAAATTACGCATGGCGAGGCAATATCCGAGAGCTTTACAATGTACTTTATCGTGCTTGTTCTCTTAATGAAACTGGGACATTAACAGCCGATGATGTACAATTATCAGATGAAAAATTCCCATTTGAGAATGAAATTGACGATTTGCCTGAGCAAGGATTAGAGGAAATGATGAATCGTTTTGAAGAAAAATTATTACGTCATTTTTATCGTCAATATCCAACAACAAGAAAATTAGCAAGTCGTTTAGGGATTTCTCATACGGCAGTGGCGAATAAATTAAAACAGTACGGTATTACAAAGGATTAA
- a CDS encoding ABC transporter substrate-binding protein produces the protein MSKRLSLRGLLLIALGISSLSLQAAPRIPAEVLNNGLVYCASNTGLSFNPQSAEDGTSMNIVTAQIYNRLFAIKKNSDKVMPELATGYSMSADGKTLLIYLRHHVKFQQTPWFTPTRNFNADDVVFSLNRMLGRTLDSAHPTSKILRKLGYYPGLQINIYHQQAKKIRFPYFQSIKLNEKIQSIDAIGKYTVRIRLYTPDYSILSHLASQYAIIFSQEYATQLDADDNLSNLDIFPVGTGPYQLNSFFRNQYVRLVRNKHYWGKKAKIKNVVIDLSNNQSGRMLKFLNNECQIAATPELSQLEILEQSRGRNYYLHEAESMNLAYLAFNFHKDLMQDERIRRAISQAINRKRIVNALYYGNASVANHLIPNTSWAFQPDVHPFDYGYDPVQARKILAPLHLTLNLWVINEEHVYNPSPISMAEIIQYDLNKAGVNVKIRYITRPFLNQHLEDDTADYDLILTGWLSNNLDPDNFMHPILSCSTQNDVTNLSHWCNADFEYKLKQALLSNKTAQRATFYNQAQDIVLNKLPIIPIANVKRILVVKDRVRGLNSMSYGNIQFSALALKTEAK, from the coding sequence ATGTCAAAACGCCTATCATTAAGGGGGCTTCTGCTTATCGCTTTAGGCATAAGTAGCCTTTCTTTGCAGGCGGCACCACGTATTCCAGCAGAGGTATTGAATAACGGCTTGGTTTACTGTGCAAGTAATACTGGTTTATCATTCAATCCACAAAGTGCAGAAGATGGCACCAGCATGAATATCGTCACTGCTCAAATTTATAATCGCCTATTCGCCATTAAGAAAAATAGCGATAAGGTTATGCCTGAGCTTGCAACGGGCTATTCGATGTCAGCTGATGGTAAAACACTCCTTATTTATTTACGTCACCATGTCAAATTTCAACAAACGCCATGGTTCACCCCAACACGTAATTTCAATGCTGATGATGTCGTTTTTTCTCTTAACCGTATGCTTGGGAGAACGCTTGATTCAGCACATCCAACAAGTAAAATTTTAAGAAAATTAGGCTATTATCCTGGGTTACAAATCAATATTTACCACCAACAGGCAAAAAAAATTCGTTTCCCATATTTTCAAAGTATTAAGCTTAACGAGAAAATTCAATCTATTGATGCTATTGGAAAATATACCGTTAGAATCCGTCTATACACACCAGATTATTCTATCTTATCCCATTTAGCTAGCCAGTATGCCATTATCTTTTCTCAAGAATATGCGACTCAATTAGATGCGGATGATAATCTATCAAACTTGGATATTTTCCCTGTCGGAACAGGTCCTTATCAGCTTAATAGTTTCTTTAGAAATCAGTACGTTCGTTTGGTAAGAAATAAACATTATTGGGGGAAAAAAGCCAAAATCAAAAATGTGGTTATTGATCTTTCTAATAACCAATCTGGTCGTATGCTTAAATTTTTAAACAATGAATGCCAAATTGCTGCAACACCAGAGTTAAGCCAACTTGAGATTTTAGAACAATCACGTGGTAGAAATTACTATTTACACGAAGCAGAAAGTATGAACCTTGCCTATCTTGCATTTAATTTCCATAAAGATCTCATGCAAGATGAACGCATTCGCCGTGCTATCTCTCAGGCAATTAACCGCAAACGTATAGTCAATGCGTTATATTATGGTAACGCATCCGTTGCTAATCATCTCATTCCTAATACATCCTGGGCGTTTCAGCCAGATGTACATCCCTTTGATTATGGTTATGATCCTGTCCAAGCACGTAAAATTCTTGCACCTTTGCATTTAACCCTCAATCTATGGGTCATTAATGAGGAGCATGTTTATAATCCATCTCCAATTTCTATGGCTGAGATCATTCAATATGATTTAAATAAAGCAGGCGTTAACGTTAAAATCCGCTACATTACTCGACCATTCCTCAATCAACATTTAGAAGATGATACAGCGGATTACGATCTTATCCTAACAGGATGGTTATCAAATAATTTAGACCCCGATAATTTTATGCATCCAATTTTAAGTTGTAGCACTCAAAATGATGTGACTAACTTATCTCATTGGTGCAATGCAGACTTTGAATACAAACTCAAACAAGCACTGTTATCAAATAAAACCGCCCAACGTGCAACATTTTATAATCAAGCACAGGATATCGTATTAAATAAATTACCTATCATTCCGATCGCTAACGTAAAACGTATCCTCGTTGTTAAAGATCGTGTAAGAGGATTAAATTCTATGTCATATGGAAATATACAATTTTCAGCATTAGCGCTAAAAACGGAGGCTAAATAG
- the grxD gene encoding Grx4 family monothiol glutaredoxin, translated as MDTLEKIKKQIAENPIILYMKGSPKLPGCGFSARAVEAILACNVPFGYVDILQHPDIRAELPKYAQWPTFPQLWVEGELIGGCDIILEMFQAGELQVLLHDVAARHNETKAEKDAE; from the coding sequence ATGGATACTTTAGAGAAAATCAAAAAACAAATTGCAGAAAACCCTATCATTCTTTACATGAAAGGTTCACCAAAATTACCAGGATGCGGTTTCTCAGCGCGTGCAGTAGAAGCAATTCTTGCATGTAATGTTCCTTTTGGCTATGTGGATATCCTACAACACCCTGATATTCGTGCAGAATTACCAAAATACGCACAATGGCCAACTTTCCCACAACTTTGGGTTGAAGGCGAATTAATCGGTGGTTGCGATATTATTTTAGAAATGTTCCAAGCAGGCGAACTACAAGTTTTACTTCACGATGTTGCCGCTCGCCACAACGAAACTAAAGCAGAAAAAGACGCAGAATAA
- a CDS encoding aminotransferase class V-fold PLP-dependent enzyme codes for MQHSPFSVTAFRNEFPFLRENPDAVYLDSAATTLRPQALIDATVSFYASAGSVHRSQHDESNTLAYENARKAVANFVGAEKEECIIWTSGSTHAANLVARGIAPSLNKGDEIILTFAEHHANFVPWQQLALEKGLKYHVIPFNHEGILDINALKNALNPHTKFVALNWVSNISGAEQPLNELIPLIRQYSSAQIFIDAAQAVSLFPIDIQKLDCDFLAFSAHKLYGPTGLGVLTGKFTALDRLSPLFYGGKMVNTVTATETTFAPLPYRLEAGTPNIAGVIGFGAVLTWWQKWNTLEAKTHTIALAEETRIRLANYPTCQIFSAPNSSVVSFVFTDIASSDLALVLGEHNIAFRSGKHCAEPYLTQLGQSNVLRLSFAPYNQQSDIDRFFTALDEARDLLC; via the coding sequence ATGCAACATTCGCCTTTTTCTGTTACCGCTTTCCGTAACGAATTTCCTTTTTTAAGAGAAAATCCTGATGCCGTGTACTTAGATAGTGCAGCAACGACATTACGCCCACAAGCACTCATTGATGCTACGGTAAGTTTTTATGCCTCTGCAGGTTCGGTACACCGTAGTCAACACGATGAAAGCAATACACTAGCTTATGAAAATGCACGCAAAGCAGTAGCTAATTTTGTAGGTGCGGAAAAAGAAGAATGCATCATTTGGACAAGTGGAAGTACACATGCAGCGAATCTTGTTGCCCGAGGAATTGCTCCATCTTTAAATAAAGGTGATGAAATTATCCTTACCTTTGCTGAACATCATGCCAATTTCGTACCATGGCAACAGCTCGCCTTAGAAAAAGGATTGAAATATCACGTTATTCCTTTCAATCACGAAGGGATACTGGATATCAATGCATTAAAAAATGCTTTAAATCCCCATACAAAATTTGTCGCCTTAAATTGGGTGTCAAATATCAGTGGTGCCGAACAGCCGCTTAATGAATTAATTCCACTTATTCGCCAATACTCATCTGCACAGATTTTTATTGATGCTGCCCAAGCGGTAAGCCTTTTCCCTATTGATATTCAAAAATTAGATTGCGATTTTCTGGCGTTTTCTGCGCATAAACTTTATGGACCGACAGGGCTTGGCGTGCTGACAGGAAAATTTACAGCCTTAGATCGCCTCAGCCCCTTATTTTATGGTGGGAAAATGGTAAATACGGTAACAGCCACTGAAACCACCTTTGCCCCGCTTCCCTATCGCTTAGAAGCAGGGACACCGAATATCGCAGGTGTTATTGGTTTTGGAGCGGTACTAACGTGGTGGCAAAAATGGAATACTCTAGAGGCGAAAACGCATACAATTGCCTTAGCCGAAGAAACACGAATCCGCTTAGCTAACTATCCTACTTGCCAAATTTTTTCAGCACCTAATAGCAGTGTGGTGAGTTTTGTTTTTACCGATATCGCAAGTAGCGATTTAGCCCTTGTACTCGGTGAACATAATATTGCTTTCCGAAGTGGTAAACATTGTGCTGAACCATACTTAACCCAACTTGGACAAAGTAATGTATTACGCTTATCCTTTGCACCTTACAATCAGCAAAGTGATATTGATCGATTTTTTACAGCGCTTGATGAGGCGCGAGATTTATTATGTTAA
- a CDS encoding ABC transporter permease subunit has protein sequence MLNNSVDSFRHQKTLRQIWLAFYQDKVALYSFYIFTALIFIAIFAPYITPYNVNQQFVGEALLPPSWFESGKISHFLGTDNIGRDVLSRLLVGTSYTFGTALVVALATAILGGLFGTLAGLSHGVRSRILGHFFDSFISIPTLLTAIIIATLMKASLANSMLAITLALLPYFIHEISQVVRQELNTNYITMLRLDGATHWQQLKACFVPKVLIRYMREVSKVFVVAIVDIAALSFISLGAQAPTPEWGLMIKDSVSLIFVAPWLVILPGIALLFTVMIWLIFSNGLCHTVEKYYE, from the coding sequence ATGTTAAATAACTCTGTGGACTCATTCCGCCATCAAAAAACATTGCGTCAAATTTGGTTGGCTTTCTACCAAGATAAAGTCGCACTTTATAGTTTTTATATTTTTACCGCACTTATTTTTATTGCAATTTTTGCACCCTACATCACACCATACAATGTTAACCAACAATTTGTTGGCGAGGCACTTCTGCCCCCATCTTGGTTTGAAAGCGGTAAAATTTCGCACTTTCTCGGGACGGATAATATCGGACGTGATGTATTAAGCCGTTTATTAGTCGGCACATCTTATACTTTCGGAACAGCCCTTGTTGTCGCATTAGCCACCGCAATTTTAGGAGGCTTATTTGGGACACTTGCGGGGTTATCGCACGGCGTACGCTCCCGTATTCTTGGGCATTTCTTTGATAGTTTTATCTCAATCCCAACCTTGCTCACTGCCATTATTATCGCAACTTTAATGAAAGCAAGCCTTGCTAATTCCATGTTGGCGATTACCCTCGCCCTACTCCCGTATTTTATTCATGAAATCTCGCAAGTCGTGCGCCAAGAACTCAATACAAATTACATCACAATGCTCCGTTTAGACGGCGCAACCCATTGGCAACAGCTTAAAGCGTGTTTTGTACCGAAAGTTCTCATTCGTTATATGCGTGAAGTAAGCAAAGTTTTTGTTGTAGCAATCGTTGATATCGCCGCATTAAGCTTTATTTCTCTCGGTGCCCAAGCACCCACACCAGAATGGGGATTAATGATAAAAGATTCCGTTAGCCTTATTTTCGTGGCACCTTGGCTCGTCATCTTGCCAGGTATCGCATTATTATTTACCGTGATGATCTGGTTAATCTTCAGTAACGGACTTTGTCACACCGTTGAAAAATATTATGAGTAA
- a CDS encoding MFS transporter: protein MATLLNSPKIVGKQAILARYNRMRWQALFGIFIGYAAYYILRNNLLLSSPDLISHFHFTKQDIGFLSGTMLVAYGLSKGIMSVLADRINPKYFMLIGLIMSGLVNIMMGFSTVFWIFFFLCILNGIFQGMGAGPSYVILANWFPHKIRGSATAIFNASHNLGGGLIAPIAGAALAWFGQAYWQSAYFFVPVAFASIISIIFYFFGLAKPTQEHLPSLNKIIASELDAPLQENTTTEPYSTWFILKNYILTNRNIWYVSFLDAFSYMIRLGVLTWLPLYLLEVKGFSKAEIATTFAIFEWSAIPSTLLAGYVTDTLFKGHRMPLAVLCLIGVAIAIGVYWMSHSLIIVMISAGIVGAFIYVPMFLASLQAIEVVPAFAAGSATGMRGLISYIVGGSAGTALFGMLAEHYGWNVGFYFLFFAIFGAIFCCYMVSRGLKTSK from the coding sequence ATGGCAACTCTTCTAAATTCTCCGAAGATAGTCGGAAAGCAAGCTATATTAGCCCGTTATAATCGAATGCGCTGGCAAGCGTTATTCGGTATTTTCATTGGTTATGCGGCTTATTATATATTGCGTAATAACCTCTTGCTTTCCTCACCCGATCTCATTTCACATTTTCACTTTACCAAACAAGATATTGGATTTTTATCTGGCACAATGCTTGTCGCCTATGGTCTAAGTAAAGGTATTATGTCTGTCCTAGCAGATAGAATAAATCCAAAGTATTTCATGCTTATTGGGCTGATTATGTCAGGTCTTGTCAACATAATGATGGGATTTAGTACGGTCTTTTGGATTTTTTTCTTTCTATGTATTCTCAATGGTATTTTCCAAGGAATGGGGGCGGGTCCTTCTTATGTGATATTGGCGAATTGGTTTCCCCATAAAATAAGGGGGAGTGCAACTGCTATTTTTAATGCTTCACATAATTTGGGTGGTGGTCTTATTGCACCTATTGCTGGCGCGGCTTTAGCTTGGTTTGGGCAGGCTTATTGGCAATCGGCTTATTTCTTTGTCCCTGTCGCTTTCGCCAGCATTATCTCTATTATTTTTTATTTTTTTGGTTTAGCCAAACCAACGCAAGAACATCTTCCATCATTAAATAAAATCATTGCGAGTGAACTCGATGCACCGTTACAAGAAAATACAACTACAGAACCGTATTCTACTTGGTTTATCTTAAAAAATTATATTTTGACTAACCGTAATATTTGGTATGTTTCTTTCTTAGATGCGTTTAGTTATATGATAAGGCTCGGCGTTTTAACTTGGTTGCCATTGTATTTATTAGAAGTGAAAGGTTTTTCTAAAGCAGAAATTGCCACAACCTTTGCCATTTTTGAATGGTCGGCCATACCATCAACTTTACTTGCTGGCTATGTAACGGATACTTTGTTTAAAGGACATCGTATGCCACTTGCTGTGCTTTGTTTAATTGGTGTTGCTATAGCAATTGGCGTTTATTGGATGAGCCATTCTTTAATTATCGTGATGATAAGCGCAGGTATTGTTGGTGCATTTATTTACGTTCCTATGTTTTTAGCCTCTCTTCAAGCGATAGAAGTCGTTCCTGCTTTTGCAGCTGGTTCCGCAACGGGAATGCGAGGATTGATTAGCTATATTGTTGGTGGATCAGCGGGAACGGCATTATTTGGTATGCTTGCTGAGCATTACGGCTGGAATGTTGGATTCTACTTCCTCTTTTTCGCCATTTTCGGTGCAATTTTTTGTTGTTATATGGTGAGTAGAGGGCTTAAAACTTCTAAATAA
- a CDS encoding ABC transporter permease produces MFSAFLRRSFLAIITLFMLTFISYAILLKDPLNAQLGVPHFYSGYWCYIDSLLHGNLGISYQGGESLTRTILAVLPPTLELCFTSMLLATLFGIPLGYIGALPEKPWISRTVRATYLVGLSIPIFWLAPILLYFSAIHGWEISAIGQYNLLYDIPTKTGFPLIDMWFVDVPYRVKIIQNVLQHLVLPTLVLCILPMMEITRFIQQRTQSLLAENYIKIALSREASKFNVLTKYILRNSLPQLVSQFPRLFILLITQCMLIEGTLAWPGIGRWLIDAVSQQDYNSISAGVMAIGLCILLVNIFTQILMFILDPFNKKGWYVK; encoded by the coding sequence GTGTTTTCTGCTTTTTTACGTCGTAGCTTCTTAGCTATCATCACACTTTTTATGCTCACGTTCATCAGCTATGCCATTTTGCTAAAAGATCCGCTAAATGCGCAGTTGGGTGTTCCACATTTTTATTCAGGCTATTGGTGTTATATCGATAGTTTATTACATGGGAATCTTGGTATCAGTTATCAAGGTGGCGAGTCTTTGACACGGACAATCCTCGCTGTTTTGCCACCAACATTAGAATTGTGTTTTACCTCCATGCTATTGGCAACGCTATTTGGTATCCCTCTCGGCTACATTGGTGCGTTACCTGAAAAACCGTGGATAAGTCGCACAGTTCGGGCAACTTATCTTGTCGGACTCTCTATTCCAATTTTCTGGCTAGCACCAATCTTATTATATTTTTCAGCTATTCATGGTTGGGAGATTTCAGCAATTGGGCAATATAATTTACTCTACGATATCCCAACAAAAACAGGATTTCCGCTCATTGATATGTGGTTTGTGGACGTCCCATATCGAGTAAAAATTATTCAAAATGTACTCCAACACCTTGTTTTACCAACATTAGTACTTTGTATTTTACCAATGATGGAAATTACACGCTTTATTCAACAACGTACTCAATCATTATTGGCAGAAAATTACATTAAAATCGCACTTTCACGTGAAGCGTCTAAATTTAATGTATTAACCAAATACATTTTGCGTAATAGTCTTCCACAACTGGTTTCACAATTTCCGCGCCTATTCATTCTCTTAATTACACAATGTATGTTAATTGAAGGAACGCTCGCATGGCCAGGTATCGGTCGCTGGTTAATTGATGCCGTAAGCCAACAAGATTACAACAGTATCTCAGCAGGCGTTATGGCTATTGGCTTATGTATATTACTGGTAAATATTTTTACGCAAATTCTCATGTTCATTCTCGATCCATTTAATAAAAAGGGCTGGTATGTTAAATAA
- a CDS encoding oligopeptide/dipeptide ABC transporter ATP-binding protein, giving the protein MALLDIRNLCVDVITPTGKVKMIDNVTFSLNEGELCGLVGESGSGKSIIAKIICNEIQDNWIIRADRFRFDDVELLKLPAEERRSIIGRKIALVSQAALSTLDPTRRLGKQIKQNIPNWTFKGRWWQYFGWKRRRTIELLHRVGIQDHRDVMRSYPEEITEGQRQKVLIAMAVANQPRLLVADEPTNALEAITKTQIFRLLDSMNKNLNTTVLLASNDINHLKEYCDHLIILYCGQNVESGTTEALLSTPHHPYTPAIMHAMPDFSQPIPTKSRLGTLRGTVPMIDELPIGCRLGPRCPFSQKQCIAKPALTYIRQQEYACHFPLNMRAMRCKAKEEPAPLVIQATENSD; this is encoded by the coding sequence ATGGCACTATTAGATATTCGTAACCTTTGTGTTGACGTCATCACGCCAACAGGCAAAGTCAAAATGATTGATAACGTAACCTTCTCATTGAATGAAGGAGAGCTTTGTGGACTTGTCGGTGAATCTGGTTCTGGCAAAAGTATCATTGCCAAAATTATTTGTAATGAAATCCAAGATAACTGGATTATCCGTGCCGATCGTTTCCGCTTTGATGATGTTGAATTATTAAAACTACCTGCGGAAGAACGTCGCAGTATTATTGGTCGTAAAATTGCCCTTGTTTCACAAGCCGCACTCAGCACACTTGATCCAACTCGTCGTCTAGGCAAACAGATTAAACAAAATATCCCAAACTGGACGTTTAAAGGTCGTTGGTGGCAGTATTTTGGCTGGAAGCGACGTCGTACAATTGAGCTTTTACACCGTGTAGGGATCCAAGATCACCGAGATGTCATGCGCAGTTATCCCGAAGAAATCACTGAGGGACAACGCCAAAAAGTGCTTATCGCCATGGCTGTAGCAAATCAACCACGCTTACTCGTTGCCGACGAACCAACGAATGCGCTAGAAGCCATCACCAAAACCCAAATCTTCCGCCTATTGGATAGTATGAACAAAAACCTCAATACAACTGTCCTCTTGGCAAGTAATGACATCAACCACCTTAAAGAATATTGTGATCACCTCATTATTCTTTACTGCGGTCAAAACGTAGAATCAGGCACTACGGAAGCGCTTTTAAGCACGCCTCATCACCCCTATACCCCAGCAATTATGCATGCGATGCCTGACTTTAGCCAGCCTATTCCGACCAAAAGTCGCCTTGGCACACTAAGAGGCACAGTACCTATGATCGATGAATTACCAATCGGATGTCGTCTTGGACCACGTTGCCCATTTTCACAAAAGCAGTGTATTGCAAAGCCTGCTTTAACATACATTCGCCAGCAAGAATATGCTTGCCACTTTCCACTGAATATGCGAGCAATGCGTTGTAAAGCCAAAGAAGAGCCTGCACCGCTTGTTATTCAAGCAACAGAAAATTCAGATTAA